Proteins from a single region of Hordeum vulgare subsp. vulgare chromosome 6H, MorexV3_pseudomolecules_assembly, whole genome shotgun sequence:
- the LOC123403581 gene encoding protein GLUTAMINE DUMPER 2-like: MRPGAEYPMAHGPAAAPRSTWQTPVPYLFGGLAAMLGLIALSLLTLACSYWKLSGGLAGPDEDQPAGSDGEKGSPSPPGPAREWLRHVVVIMAGDEQPSFLATPASMTSRAADAGAETADGATACCAACRSEERKMADAREAGSEDGAQSPSELASSSTSSVLS, encoded by the coding sequence ATGAGGCCCGGAGCCGAGTACCCCATGGCCCATGGCCCCGCCGCGGCGCCCCGCTCGACATGGCAGACGCCGGTGCCATACCTCTTCGGCGGGCTCGCGGCCATGCTGGGCCTCATCGCGCTCTCGCTCCTCACCCTCGCCTGCTCCTACTGGAAACTCTCCGGCGGCCTCGCCGGCCCGGACGAGGACCAACCCGCGGGCTCCGACGGCGAGAAGGGCTCGCCATCGCCCCCCGGGCCCGCAAGGGAGTGGCTGCGGCACGTGGTGGTcatcatggccggcgacgagcagCCGAGTTTCCTGGCAACGCCGGCGTCGATGACGAGCCGTGCCGCCGACGCCGGCGCCGAGACCGCAGACGGCGCCACGGCGTGCTGCGCGGCGTGTAGGTCGGAGGAGAGGAAGATGGCGGATGCGCGCGAGGCCGGCTCTGAGGACGGCGCGCAGAGCCCAAGTGAGCTGGCTAGCAGTAGCACTAGCTCTGTACTTAGCTAG